The genomic region ggatgtggaatttgttttaaattttcactttttcgGTTTTAGGTAAAGTTCTGTTTCACAGGATTTGTGGCTTGAATCTGTAGAAAACTGGAATGTATTTCTTGATGATATGTGTTAAGTAAGCTAGTGAAAGTAGTTGGCAAATAAAAATGGCTAAAGATCAAGAACCTGGGTTTCTACTTTACATGGAAGATAATCAATGTTGGGGAGCATTGAGTTTGACCAAATTAATTTggatatttatatttgaaacTAACTAGTGCTTTTCGGAAGAGTGGGAGGCTGCAGTTGAAGACACAGGAGTTCACAAGGGAAAGCAAAGAAGGATATGtgatttgtttttcctttttttatatttgggCCTGAAGGGATATGTGATTTGAGTTGGCACGAAGAAAGACTGATGGAATCGAAATACAATTCTTGACACATTACAAGtggaaatgaaattaaataatgtTTTTGATGCTGAATAGCTTAAGGGGCCATTTCTATCTGTTAATAAgtctatttattttaaacattAGAAACAGGAGTCATCCCCATTCCCCATTTGATATCAAAACTTCCTTGGTTAAAAGTTCAATATTCGTAAGATCCTACCCTTTTCTTCTACAAGCAGCTGGTGCGTATTGGGCAGTTGGTGGGAACTTTGGGGTGCAACTTTTCTGTCAAAAATTATATCATCTGTGAGGAACTGAACATATCGGCCGTGTTTGGATGAATGAAAGAAGCTGTTTCAATTGTTGTTGTGGCCTTTCTGATCTGTCATGTTTCCATAGACATTCATTGTTGGTGTGTTTTTGCTATCTTGTATCTGCATTCTTGTATCCTTGTTTATGCAACTGCAGTAAGAACATGAGGGTGATGCACTGTAATAATCCATCAATTCTAAATACATTTGAACTTCCCAGGATTCTTATGGTGGGTATATGGTGGCATTTGCTGGTCGAAAATATGCTGCCAGGTCCATCCCTGCATTTGTTGCAAACAGTACATACACCGTAACTAGTTTTACACTGGTAAGTACACATATTTCTGGGTCTTGTTCTTTAACTAATGCTCCTTCATTGTTTACTGAGCAAAACAATTCTGTACAAGTAGGTTCTTGAGTTTAAGAAGGGTAGGCTACAGAACTTATTCTGGAAGAGAGATGGATGTGCTTCATGTGCAGgcaattccaattttgtttgCCTCAACAAACAAGACTGTGCTATCAAAACATCAGACTGCAAAAACCGAGGGGGTTCTGTAGATTGCAGCCTTGGGATACAGCTAGCTTTTTCTGGCACAGACAAGCATCTTGCTGTTCTAAACTCATGGTATGAAGTGGAAAATCTTAGGCAGTATTCGCTCTACCATTTGTATTCGAATCTTCGGGATTCGCTTACCAGCCAATACAACAATTTCTTTTAACTACGTATGACACGCAGATGGTGGTGTATTATCTTCATGTGGTGATGTTTTAAGTTGTTAGTGTCTTAGCTGCCTTCACCCTCACCATTTACTTTTCCCCAATGGATTATTTTGCTGATCTAACCATTTTAGTGAAAGCAATTGGATGACCTCCATCTTTGTTAGTTTGCACCTGCatgtttttaagttaaatgaaGTGTGATATTGATTCTATCATGTACATAGATAACAAGGCCATCCCCTGGGTGATTATTTGTAGCTTTTCTGTTTTGTTGGTCTACTTCATTTGTGAAGTCGAATGCCagtttgattgatttttatctCACTCCTCGAAGATCGCTCTCTCAGAATTGCAAATTCTTGGCTGGTTTTCTCTGAACTCAAGGTTCTCTGTTGCTCAATTTAAAGGCATAGTTCTTGTTACTCTATTGTCTATACATTTAGTCATCTGAGCGAAGTATGCTTAAATGAATTAGCTGAATGATGTAATTAGAGTCTTAAAATTCAGGAAAACACTTTGCTGCAACTTTCTGATGGTTGATAGACAGAAGGCAGAGTGGTTCACTAACCGTAAGTTATTCCTAAAGCTTTGAGAACCAAAAGGCTAAAACTTTGGTTGGCTGCAAATGACATTCAGCTGTGACTAGTCATGGTTATGGAAGTCTCAGTGTGTCTTCATTTTAGACTAGATGCAGCAGAACTCAAACTAAATAGTAGTctttctttgccttttttgTAAAGGTATTCCGGGAGGGATTGGCTCTATGCTAAGTTGTAACTACAACGATCAAGCTTAACGGAGCTGGAGAGACATCCAAGTATATTCCTTGAAAGAGTGAATCTTACATTGAACGATACAGACACAAGCACACCTTGCACCCAATCTCCCCTGTTAGTGGTTCGTAATTAAAATCGGTAGCGTAACATCATCTCCTCTTCTTTTTATGACCAATCCACCCAAAATGCCCAATAGAATCCCAAAACCAAGTTTTTAGAGCAGCTCAGCATATTCTGGTAACTTAAAAAGTTTTGTTTAGTTGATaacttttgcttttgttttctattattttttgttttttgctttttagttttaattaaaaaataaaatataaatgacaaaaatatcaATCAAAGAGAACCTCACTAATTTGGATCAAATAACCTCCACTAATGTCAACAAGAGAGCAAGCTTGTTGTGTTGTAAccagcttctttttcttggatCTGAAAATTGACCAGCTTCTACTACAATAAGTATTTgtacataaaaattttcaacgtCTGAAGCCTCTGCTTCCCTTGTTTCCACCATCTAAACCCTCTACTTTAAGaatgaatgacattattaaTTGCTCCTAAAGAAATTGCAAGACATGTTTCTACTCTATAATTTTGCAAGTACAATACTTGCAAATGGGAAAGGGGTAAAACCTTGGATACATGCTGCTCTAAGTATATTCATGAAATGGCAATCTTATTGCTGATTGAAGACAATCAATATGCCAGACTCTGCGCCATCCACAACCCTTTAGACATCAGAGCCCACCCAATTCCACCCTCAGTCACTCAACCAACCCTTTCCCATTCTTTCCCCCGTTTTCTCCCTTAAATTGATCTTTTTCCATAACAATGAAATAGGAAGAGCAAGAATTTGGCGGCTAGCATGCTTAAGCCGTTCAAGAAGCAAGGTTTGTGATGCCAAAGTATAGAGTCTTCTGATGAAAGGCATTGATGGCATAATCAACCTGGAAATGACCAATTGGAGACTTGAAGCGAAGACCATATCCAAGTCCAACTCCAGATCCTGGTTTGCCCTGCCTCAATGCTGGATTTCCTGAAACTCAAAAATTAAACCAGTCATGAGAAGAATGAATTCTTGAAGGGCAGTTTTGCTTCAATACCTAGTGAATTAGTGATATGGGTTCTATAGTATAAAATACTATCAAAACATGATGCAAAAAAGTCTCATTCTTATGTACAAGAAGTACAACTAATCAATTCCTTTCTTGGATATCTTCCATTGCATGGCACTTTCAAGGCTATATACACTTAaatcttttcataaaaaaaatatactgGCAACGGCATTTTTACTTGTTCCTACAATCACAAGAAGTTTAAGGAGAGTAACAATTAAAGGAGACAAGCTAAGTTAATGCACCTAAGGCATCCCAGAAGCAATTGGATGCTACAGGATAACTGTTTATGATGCAGGTTTCAAAGTGCCAGCCAAAAGGAAGaatagagaaataaaagaCTGGGATGCTTTAGCCAAATATTCAAAATCTGATACATCAATACCAGAACCTGACATCTATAATCAACTACCATCCTAAAATTACAGAATAAACCATTATTCAAGTGAAGAAGATACTGCAGGCACCTGGCCCAGCTTCCTGGTAGGAATTTCTGACTGGGCACAGTTGTATGATAAATACTAAAAAGAAGCAGATGTTCATAAGTGTAGAAAGCAAAATCTTGCTGTTTTAAACTTGCGATAGACAATGCAACTAGTTGAGAATTAACAAAAAGTCAGAAACAAGGTTTAGTGAAAACTAGAAGTATAAGATTTGATTATCATTAAGATATAACTTTGTCAGCAAATTTTAAGGGTCATAAGCAAGTAGATGAATGAGACTCACCAGGTACAAGCCGACCAGAGCCCAAATCAGTTCCACAGTCCAGGAAAAGAGAGCCTTCCAACATCTTGCTCTGAATGCAGCAAAAAACAATCTAGGGTCATGTCATACTTCTAATTCATTACATCTATACAATAAGTCAGACACATGCAAtgacaatcaaaattttcattcacaaatttttaaatagaatGAACAAAATTAAGTCCAGAAACTAAACAACACTTGAGACTTTTTGGAGCCTTGataaatataatcaaattcaaattaaagtacttccatattatttatatataaaccaTTAAGTACTTCAACTTTAGCATGTATAGGACTTTAAGAAAATTGTATTTTTCTAtgttttactttaatttaatgaCAATTTCATTATTCCACATTTTAAGATAAAAGTCAGGTTATGTAGGAGATTAAAATTCCAGGAATGATAATCAGTGTAACTGGTGACTGCACGTATTTCATTATTCAGTTTTTGATTTGGTTTGGTTTCtatgaaacaaaataataatttagtcCAGTTTaagcataaaaaatataaaaatctgTCCAGTTTTAAACCAACCCAATCTTTTTGATCATACAAACTAAACTAAACCAAATTGGTTGGTTTTGTTCGGCTTCCTTTTTAGAAAAACTGCCTGCTACATGTGTGCTCAAGCATGGACACAAACATACAAGGAGAAAGCACACCCCAAAATAATTTAGGTTAAACCATCAATCTGACATAAATGAACTCTCTTGATCTAACAGCTATCTTTTGAtgttaagaaatttcaaatgctACATGTAGCACTATTGCAGTTAAACATACCCATTAAACAGCTATCAGA from Theobroma cacao cultivar B97-61/B2 chromosome 9, Criollo_cocoa_genome_V2, whole genome shotgun sequence harbors:
- the LOC18590193 gene encoding uncharacterized protein LOC18590193, giving the protein MTILKTQHLLVPLLILLTSATFPSYIKASTNTKGVYQPCSDTKVQISDEFTFGIAFSSRDSFLFNQSHQLSPCDRRLSLSSLNSQLAVFRPKLDEISLLTINTSSFFPDSYGGYMVAFAGRKYAARSIPAFVANSTYTVTSFTLVLEFKKGRLQNLFWKRDGCASCAGNSNFVCLNKQDCAIKTSDCKNRGGSVDCSLGIQLAFSGTDKHLAVLNSWYEVENLRQYSLYHLYSNLRDSLTSQYNNFF